The Deltaproteobacteria bacterium HGW-Deltaproteobacteria-4 DNA window TGGTTTGCTCTTCACTCGATGTGTCGGCAGTCACTGCTAACGCTGATCTGGTCTTTACCGCCCTGCCGCATCAAGCGGCGATGGCAGTTATCCCCGGTCTCCTCGCTGCCGGTTGTAAGGTTGTTGACCTCTCTGCCGATTATCGGTTGCGCGATCCGAATGTTTACGCGTCCTGGTACGCACCTCATACCAGTCCGGAGCTGTTATCTGAAGCCGTTTACGGCCTGCCGGAACTTTACCGAGCAGTGATTCCAACCGCCCGGCTTATCGCCAATCCCGGCTGTTATCCAACCAGTGTTGCCCTCGCCCTGGCGCCACTGCTTAAAGGTGGCTGGATCGACCCGGCCACCCTGATCATCGACAGTAAGTCTGGAACAAGTGGCGCCGGCCGTTCTGCCAAGGTCGGCAGCCTTTATTGTGAGGTCAACGAGGGATTTAAAGCCTACGGCGTCGGCAATCATCGTCACACTCCGGAGATTGAGCAAACCTTGAGTGACCTAGCCGGACAACAGGTCATCGTCAGCTTCACCCCC harbors:
- a CDS encoding N-acetyl-gamma-glutamyl-phosphate reductase — translated: MMKIAVVGASGYTGVELLRLLLNHPDVTISCVTANQNAGEEVATLFPSLAGRIDLVCSSLDVSAVTANADLVFTALPHQAAMAVIPGLLAAGCKVVDLSADYRLRDPNVYASWYAPHTSPELLSEAVYGLPELYRAVIPTARLIANPGCYPTSVALALAPLLKGGWIDPATLIIDSKSGTSGAGRSAKVGSLYCEVNEGFKAYGVGNHRHTPEIEQTLSDLAGQQVIVSFTPHLLPVNRGILTTCYASLRQDTTTAALLQHYRKFYTGEAFIRIAPENELPNIAYVRGANYCDIGLVVDPRTNRVVVVSAIDNLVKGAAGQAIQNMNLLLGLPETQGLEVVPLFP